A genomic window from Lolium rigidum isolate FL_2022 unplaced genomic scaffold, APGP_CSIRO_Lrig_0.1 contig_66381_1, whole genome shotgun sequence includes:
- the LOC124682037 gene encoding uncharacterized protein LOC124682037, protein MGDFLQGYAVIPDAKLILVSFQQYGLFLTFAPSSGRWTRVLTHTDKKRSERYLPIVGRGAYVEQHKAVYFLRNNIIYAYKLTYQKDDQGRMQQLKLDLPVLIDYVCPFTPGKGYGILTRLAGLRMCSVWISLAQRTPCPCENLHAIVTTFDLLDIQDPAEGGIKLLHSTYRRVDMVPNPPAQQQFCFLQEYEDQGSPVLQQGGEEEEGLTSSQHVNKPSKMLSCCRNMMEMCSITFPDFQCGMDGGHIAHRCSREPAEGPFSTIPIPPLGLTRSLPVDPASRQHQVCSTSPVVHVKGATTAIKKDLIIICQGGSQVVIYQTGAMDDDVKPIELCCAAVGDRDWHFFKNGSKIQAVSSMKDGMLVFSLNKERPTCKRPLQHPNAGPFVMVARVGQETIALTETLQIYHQTQFNYGPTTSWLLYKADESKVVFRRVDISGYVAMGDDSLIVCDAVTCSCLHFDLGAKQWSVVMPLAAFKEYPLDPTEALLNGRCVFVDGFIYTCRKGGLAAYELLREDHSLYLSQPIFLPLSRVHCVGEGICLDYAGKDVDSGATLLYVVQDEYSPQKYGVRSTTFSITTVKVRTQRTASNRMKPVGIDHMDSVTRSIHEAMDMRCCFAV, encoded by the exons ATGGGCGACTTCCTCCAGGGCTACGCCGTGATCCCCGACGCCAAGCTCATCCTCGTCTCCTTCCAACAATACGGCCTCTTCCTCACCTTCGCCCCTAGCTCCGGCAGGTGGACTCGGGTGCTCACTCACACGGACAAGAAAAGGTCGGAACGCTACCTCCCTATCGTTGGCCGAGGCGCATATGTCGAACAGCACAAAGCCGTCTACTTCCTCAGGAACAACATCATCTATGCCTACAAGCTCACCTACCAAAAGGATGATCAGGGGAGGATGCAGCAGCTCAAGCTGGATCTGCCCGTCCTGATCGACTATGTCTGCCCGTTCACACCCGGCAAAGGGTACGGCATCCTCACCCGCCTCGCTGGCCTCCGCATGTGCTCTGTCTGGATCAGTCTGGCGCAGCGCACCCCGTGCCCGTGCGAGAACCTgcacgccatcgtcaccaccttcGACCTCCTTGACATCCAAGACCCGGCTGAGGGAGGAATCAAGCTGCTGCACTCAACTTACCGCCGGGTAGACATGGTGCCCAATCCGCCAGCTCAACAGCAGTTCTGCTTTCTACA GGAGTACGAGGACCAGGGCTCTCCGGTGCTGCAGCAaggtggagaagaggaagagggtctAACCAGTTCCCAGCACGTCAACAAACCATCCAAGATGCTTagttgttgcag AAACATGATGGAAATGTGCTCAATAACATTCCCGGACTTTCAATGCGGCATGGACGGTGGTCACATTGCCCATCGGTGCTCTCGCGAGCCAGCTGAGGGGCCCTTCTCGACAATTCCAATTCCTCCCTTGGGACTCACTCGGAGCCTGCCGGTCGACCCTGCTTCAAGGCAACACCAAGTCTGTTCTACAAGTCCTGTTGTGCATGTGAAGGGTGCTACAACGGCTATCAAGAAAGATCTGATTATCATTTGCCAAGGTGGCTCACAAGTAGTTATCTACCAGACGGGCGCCATGGATGATGATGTCAAGCCCATCGAACTGTGTTGTGCTGCAGTTGGCGATCGTGATTGGCACTTTTTCAAGAATGGCTCAAAAATACAGGCAGTCTCGTCCATGAAAGACGGCATGCTTGTGTTTAGTCTGAACAAGGAGAGGCCCACTTGCAAGCGACCTTTACAGCATCCTAATGCTGGTCCTTTCGTTATGGTTGCCAGAGTTGGCCAAGAGACCATTGCTCTTACTGAGACTCTGCAAATTTACCATCAGACACAGTTCAATTATGGACCCACCACCTCATGGTTGCTTTACAAGGCAGATGAGTCGAAGGTTGTCTTCAGGAGGGTTGATATCTCTGGATATGTAGCAATGGGCGATGATTCCCTTATAGTTTGTGATGCTGTCACATGCTCCTGCCTTCATTTTGACCTGGGTGCCAAACAATGGAGTGTTGTCATGCCTTTGGCTGCATTCAAAGAATACCCGCTTGACCCTACAGAGGCCCTTTTAAATGGTAGATGTGTATTTGTCGATGGCTTTATCTACACATGCAGAAAAGGAGGGCTGGCTGCTTATGAACTGCTTCGTGAAGATCATTCTCTGTACCTCAGCCAGCCTATATTTTTGCCATTATCACGCGTACATTGTGTGGGTGAAGGCATATGTTTGGATTATGCCGGCAAAGATGTGGACTCTGGTGCTACTTTGTTGTACGTGGTGCAAG ATGAATATTCTCCGCAGAAGTATGGTGTACGGTCCACCACTTTCAGCATCACCACTGTCAAGGTTAGGACTCAAAGAACAGCCAGCAACAGAATGAAACCTGTGGGAATCGACCATATGGATAGTGTCACTCGTTCCATACATGAAGCCATGGATATGAGATGCTGCTTTGCGGTCTGA
- the LOC124682036 gene encoding ATP-dependent Clp protease proteolytic subunit-related protein 1, chloroplastic-like, producing the protein MALALRCPAAASPSPARAPFPNSSTHSQPAPRLQRRSVGGGGGCRCHYYHGDGAGGGYDRVPKQFREENLKDGLMDNYKNVPQFLYGLSPSQMEMFMTDGNPYNRQSTKVTEESVAASRSYDEFGMYSLSGTHEGPANYSMGMGMPSMSMGRAGRGYRRMRSSAPDLPSLLLDSRIIFLGMPIVPAVTELIAAQFLWLDYDDRTKPIYLYINSTGTMDENNELVASETDAYAIADFINRSKAKVYTINLSMAYGQAAMLLSLGEKGKRGVLPNSITKLHLPKVHKSGGAAIDMWIKAKELETNTDYYLELVSKGVGKPKEELAEFLRGPRYFRAQEAIDYGIADTILHSLDGSFKPKDLTAQLAKAQKMQQSGKRAPAGAGRWSTPTAPR; encoded by the exons ATGGCGCTCGCGCTGCgctgccccgccgccgcctcgccgtcgccggccagGGCCCCCTTCCCCAACTCCTCCACCCACTCCCAGCCTGCGCCGAGGCTCCAGAGGAGGTCGGTAGGGGGCGGCGGAGGCTGCAGGTGCCACTACTACCACGGAGACGGCGCCGGCGGGGGCTACGACCGCGTCCCCAAGCAGTTCCGCGAGGAGAACCTCAAGGATGGAC TGATGGACAATTACAAGAATGTTCCTCAATTCCTTTATGGCTTGAGTCCTTCCCAGATGGAAATGTTTATGACTGATGGCAACCCTTATAATCGGCAATCAACGAAAGTTACAGAG GAAAGTGTTGCTGCTTCTAGGAGTTACGATGAATTTGGTATGTACTCTTTATCAGGCACCCATGAGGGTCCTGCAAATTACAGCATGGGTATGGGCATGCCCAGCATGAGCATGGGTAGAGCAGGGCGAGGATATAGAAGAATGAGAAGCTCAGCCCCAGATCTACCATCATTACTGTTGGACTCTCGAATTATATTTCTTGGAATGCCA ATTGTTCCAGCTGTTACTGAGCTGATTGCTGCACAGTTTCTGTGGCTAGATTATGACGATCGCACGAAACCAATATACTTATACATAAACTCCACGGGAACAATG GATGAAAATAATGAGCTGGTTGCATCTGAAACGGATGCATATGCAATTGCTGATTTCATCAAT cGGAGCAAAGCCAAGGTTTACACGATCAATCTGAGCATGGCGTATGGTCAGGCGGCGATGCTTCTTTCCCTGGGCGAGAAGGGTAAAAGAGGGGTGCTACCAAATTCGATAA CTAAACTGCACCTGCCCAAGGTCCACAAGTCCGGTGGAGCTGCCATTGATATGTGGATTAAG GCAAAAGAGTTGGAGACAAACACGGATTACTACCTGGAGCTCGTGTCCAAAGGAGTTGGTAAACCGAAGGAAGAGCTCGCAGAATTCCTCAGAGGCCCTAGGTACTTCCGTGCTCAAGAGGCCATCGACTACGGGATCGCTGATACAATCTTGCACTCGCTGGATGGTTCGTTCAAGCCAAAG GACCTGACTGCGCAGCTTGCCAAAGCACAGAAGATGCAGCAATCAGGGAAGCGTGCGCCCGCTGGTGCTGGGCGATGGTCAACTCCGACCGCACCTAGATAG
- the LOC124682032 gene encoding histone-lysine N-methyltransferase 2B-like: MAAATKNKNQPPPPAPAPAPAAKFEWAEKAGSYVLRLTLPAGFNKDDFRVQVDGAGRLTVRGSRPAAAGRGSLHKVFQLPSTANLDEIAGRFQAGVLTLTIPKRAAPLAPAPTSIEEIKRKLDVGKETKANEEDALKKAAMDKKAQQQNQHEEEEKAKSQKQEQQKPPAPVKKEEVKPKAPQLTPVKKEEEMKPKAPQAAAATPPPEKSPPKPECADKAKPTVAHESLAETVSRPSEVEQRDKQVKAEREKKALAVSGWKEGSMRGFKGLTDMKWADGVVEAARNNKEAVAVGITAFSIGFLVSQKLFRK; the protein is encoded by the exons ATGGCGGCGGCCACCAAGAACAAGAACCAGCCCCCACCACCAGCACCAGCTCCAGCGCCAGCGGCGAAGTTCGAGTGGGCGGAGAAGGCCGGCAGCTACGTGCTCCGACTCACCCTCCCGGCGGGCTTCAACAAGGACGACTTCCGTGTGCAGGTCGACGGCGCGGGGAGGCTCACAGTCCGGGGCAGCCGTCCCGCCGCCGCTGGCCGCGGCTCATTACACAAGGTCTTCCAGCTGCCCTCCACCGCCAACCTCGACGAGATTGCCGGCAGGTTCCAAGCCGGCGTGCTCACCCTCACCATACCCAAGCGCGCGGCACCATTGGCCCCGGCGCCGACGAGCATCGAGGAGATTAAGAGGAAGCTGGATGTTGGAAAGGAGACCAAGGCCAACGAAGAAGATGCGTTGAAGAAGGCGGCCATGGACAAGAAGGCTCAGCAACAAAACCAGcacgaggaagaggagaaggctAAGTCACAGAAGCAAGAGCAGCAGAAGCCACCGGCGCCAGTGAAGAAGGAAGAAGTGAAGCCCAAGGCACCTCAGCTGACACCggtgaagaaggaagaagaaatgAAGCCAAAGGCACCTCAGGCGGCGGCTGCAACGCCGCCGCCCGAGAAGTCACCGCCCAAACCCGAGTGCGCCGACAAGGCCAAGCCGACGGTTGCCCATGAGAGCCTGGCCGAGACGGTGAGCCGACCCAGCGAGGTAGAGCAGCGCGACAAGCAAGTGAAGGCGGAGCGAGAGAAGAAGGCGCTGGCAGTCAGCGGTTGGAAGGAGGGCTCAATGCGGGGGTTCAAGGGGCTGACGGAC ATGAAGTGGGCGGACGGCGTGGTGGAGGCGGCGAGGAACAACAAGGAGGCGGTGGCTGTCGGCATCACCGCCTTCTCCATTGGATTCCTCGTTTCCCAGAAGCTCTTCAGGAAGTga